In Aegilops tauschii subsp. strangulata cultivar AL8/78 chromosome 3, Aet v6.0, whole genome shotgun sequence, one genomic interval encodes:
- the LOC109748880 gene encoding uncharacterized protein, giving the protein MALLRLQHHCSLLQISTSHLPTLLSPPRNPRRSQPSPPNAARTPSPSISPPPAAPILARNAAAAPWRGELLLLLPAAWPLPALAAEADGGGGSKVSLESIVLAVDDFNNRNPFFVAGVVFVWLVVLPLAQEYFKKYKAVGALDAFRKLRDVPEAQLLDIRRGNSVRFMAPPNLRLVEKSAVQVEFHEEDEKGFLREVLARFPDPANTVVCVLDNFDGNSMKVAELLFNNGFKEAYAIKGGLRGPDGWQAIQENYLPPSVHVFPREKKSKTLTHTDVSTEGTDDQPEGNGELLTSPSSTLVNTSNGTKDGHEEPNGSTLAAKHSRRPLSPYANYPDLKPPSSPTPSKPGRAEGNVELSTSTGSSLIKTSDATKDSHGEPNGSTLATKQSGRRPLSPYANYPDLKPPSSPTPSKPGRPDENKELLTSPGNSLDNTSHATKNGREELNGTTLATKNPRRPLSPYAKYPDLKPPSSPTPSKPGR; this is encoded by the exons ATGGCGCTCCTCCGCCTCCAGCACCACTGCTCCCTCCTCCAAATCTCCACCTCCCACCTCCCAACCCTCCTCAGCCCCCCGCGGAACCCTCGCAGGAGCCAACCCTCGCCGCCCAATGCGGCCAGGACTCCCAGCCCCTCCATAAGCCCACCCCCCGCCGCGCCAATCTTGGCGCGGAATGCGGCGGCGGCGCCCTGGCGAGGCGAGCTGCTgctcctcctccccgcggcctGGCCGCTCccggccctcgcggccgaggccgacggcggcggcgggagcaAGGTGAGCCTCGAGTCCATCGTGCTGGCCGTCGACGACTTCAACAACCGGAACCCCTTCTTCGTGGCCGGGGTGGTGTTCGTCTGGCTGGTGGTGCTCCCGCTGGCGCAGGAGTACTTCAAGAAGTACAAGGCCGTGGGCGCCCTCGACGCCTTCCGCAAGCTCCGCGACGTGCCGGAGGCGCAGCTGCTGGACATCAGGCGGGGCAACAGCGTGCGCTTCATGGCGCCGCCCAACCTCAGGCTCGTCGAGAAGAGCGCCGTGCAGGTGGAGTTCCACGAGGAGGACGAGAAGGGGTTCCTCAGGGAGGTGCTCGCGAGGTTCCCGGACCCGGCCAACACCGTCGTCTGCGTCCTTGACAA CTTTGATGGTAATTCAATGAAAGTGGCTGAGCTGCTGTTCAACAATGGTTTCAAAGAGGCATATGCAATCAAAGGGGGGCTGAGAGGCCCAGATGGTTGGCAG GCAATTCAAGAAAACTATCTTCCACCATCTGTTCATGTTTTTCCAAGGGAAAAGAAGAGCAAAACTTTGACGCACACTGATGTGAGCACTGAAGGAACAGATGATCAGCCAGAGGGGAATGGAGAACTATTAACTTCTCCTAGCAGCACTTTAGTCaatacaagcaatggaaccaAGGATGGTCATGAAGAACCGAATGGAAGTACTTTAGCCGCGAAGCATTCAAGGAGACCATTATCACCATATGCAAAT TACCCTGACTTGAAACCGCCATCATCTCCGACGCCATCCAAGCCAGGGAGGGCTGAGGGGAATGTAGAACTATCAACTTCTACTGGCAGCTCTTTAATCAAAACAAGCGATGCAACTAAGGATAGTCACGGAGAACCGAATGGAAGTACATTAGCCACGAAGCAATCAGGAAGGAGACCATTATCACCATATGCAAAT TACCCTGACTTGAAACCGCCCTCATCTCCAACGCCATCCAAGCCAGGCAGGCCAGATGAGAATAAAGAACTACTAACGTCTCCTGGCAACTCTTTAGACAATACAAGCCATGCAACCAAGAATGGTCGTGAAGAACTGAATGGAACTACTTTAGCCACGAAGAATCCAAGGAGACCATTATCACCATATGCAAAG TACCCTGACTTGAAGCCGCCATCATCTCCGACGCCATCCAAGCCAGGGAGGTAG
- the LOC109748881 gene encoding uncharacterized protein produces MRAMPPPNWPFKGHSMSSPVDLIVFHLLELDLPADDSDDRRQGPLRHRWNRKLLFHLTQEILPVLLHLDDNGASYRTRLHGPALLSKVWSTVKAFPAADCRVVGDIDALVALDLHVTQFCCLWGIDDDTWTPFGGSLMFFRNEFHPLFNTTMRKVGKCSPSAKCTGSSRGLTPKNRGEEKGAPPSHSSAPRSPAAMHGGEEQGAPPPRKPSLQRLNIILKGPDHLKRCQISVVHSSVLQVGVASKYTHQMKVLL; encoded by the exons ATGCGCGCAATGCCGCCGCCGAACTGGCCGTTCAAGGGCCACTCCATGTCATCCCCGGTGGACCTGATCGTGTTCCACCTCCTGGAGCTGGACCTCCCCGCGGACGACTCCGACGACCGGCGCCAAGGCCCGCTCCGGCACCGGTGGAACCGGAAGCTCCTCTTCCACCTCACGCAAGAAATCCTCCCCGTCCTTCTCCACCTCGACGACAACGGCGCCTCCTACAGAACCAGACTCCACGGGCCGGCGCTGCTATCGAAGGTGTGGAGCACGGTGAAGGCATTCCCGGCGGCGGACTGCAGGGTGGTGGGCGACATCGACGCGCTGGTGGCACTGGACCTACATGTCACCCAATTTTGTTGTCTTTGGGGAATAGATGATGACACATGGACACCATTCGGTGGCAGTTTGATGTTTTTCAGGAATGAATTCCACCCGTTATTCAATACTACTATGAGAAAAGTAGGGAAATGCTCACCCTCTGCTAAATGTACTGGTTCGTCTCGCGGTCTCACCCCCAAAAACAgaggagaggagaagggagcTCCTCCCTCACACTCGTCGGCTCCAAGGAGCCCCGCCGCCATGCATGGTGGAGAGGAGCAGGGAGCTCCGCCGCCAC GCAAACCAAGTCTGCAACGTTTGAATATTATACTCA AAGGACCTGACCATCTAAAAAGATGTCAAATTAGTGTGGTACATTCTTCAGTACTGCAAGTTGGAGTAGCAAGTAAGTATACACATCAAATGAAAGTACTGCTTTAG